In the Carboxydothermus hydrogenoformans Z-2901 genome, one interval contains:
- a CDS encoding acetamidase/formamidase family protein, which translates to MASRIVHTTKMTWVLDPREPMLGPVVDGGTIVARVSPGCWGPMITPDYPSGHEVTHPVAVEGAEVGDAVLIKIKKINVLSLATTSGTDSFNDGNYVGDPFVAKRCPGCGAINPKTYVDGIGEDAIKCVNCHTPVKPFHLDNGYTMLFNEERTIGITVPPELAKEIAKQASHFSAIPPESHQYSSNLIAKGDLAGVLTRVRPMVGNIGSCPAVPMPSSHNAGDFGSFLLGAPHDYALTEEQLLLRTDGHMDINEVCEGTMIIVPVKVPGAGIYVGDVHAMMGDGEVAGHTTDVAAEVIIEVKVIKGLKIDGPIILPRPEDLPYLARPYTEEEKNKARHLAEIYGFNVETEMYPLQVFLLT; encoded by the coding sequence ATGGCAAGTCGTATTGTGCATACCACTAAAATGACTTGGGTATTGGACCCCCGGGAGCCAATGCTAGGCCCTGTAGTAGATGGGGGAACAATTGTTGCCCGAGTTTCACCCGGGTGCTGGGGTCCTATGATTACTCCTGATTATCCTAGTGGTCACGAAGTTACTCATCCTGTTGCAGTTGAAGGTGCTGAAGTAGGAGATGCGGTTTTAATTAAAATAAAGAAAATAAACGTCTTGTCGCTAGCAACGACATCCGGTACTGACAGTTTTAATGATGGCAATTATGTTGGTGATCCTTTTGTTGCCAAAAGATGTCCGGGATGTGGAGCAATTAATCCCAAAACATATGTAGATGGGATTGGCGAAGACGCCATAAAATGTGTAAACTGCCACACTCCTGTTAAGCCTTTTCATTTAGATAACGGTTACACAATGCTTTTTAATGAAGAAAGGACCATAGGTATTACTGTTCCTCCAGAGTTGGCTAAGGAAATAGCAAAACAAGCAAGTCATTTTAGCGCAATTCCCCCTGAATCACATCAGTATTCCTCAAACCTTATTGCCAAAGGTGACCTAGCTGGAGTGTTGACTCGTGTTCGTCCGATGGTTGGGAATATTGGCTCATGTCCAGCTGTTCCTATGCCATCTTCACACAATGCTGGAGATTTTGGTAGTTTCCTTTTAGGTGCTCCTCATGATTATGCGCTTACTGAGGAACAACTTCTTTTAAGAACAGACGGCCATATGGATATAAACGAAGTTTGTGAAGGAACAATGATAATTGTACCGGTAAAAGTTCCGGGAGCTGGGATATATGTCGGCGATGTCCATGCCATGATGGGGGATGGTGAGGTAGCTGGTCATACTACCGATGTTGCAGCTGAAGTAATTATTGAAGTCAAAGTAATAAAAGGTTTAAAAATTGATGGTCCTATCATTTTACCAAGACCTGAAGACTTACCATATTTAGCCCGTCCATATACTGAAGAAGAGAAGAATAAAGCACGTCATTTAGCAGAGATTTACGGATTTAATGTGGAAACAGAAATGTACCCACTTCAGGTGTTTCTACTCACATAA
- a CDS encoding ABC1 kinase family protein: MQESQRLGEILRVLSKYGLTVLKNKLQKQVVLTDSQILQLFTDLGPTFIKFGQFLSTRPDLVDERFITVLRNLQDNVPAVSFTVCKKFIEETFAVNYFTNFKEIDPRPIASASIAQVYFGILKSGEKVVLKIKRPDIEETIKTDLEVIKKYLLPQLRALGFISHFDLNKIFNLFEIKLKEELDFLNELQNLKIFHRALKNYEDLIIPKAFKELSGRNVLVMEYVDGNLLKNFLEQKVYYPTLGEKLIHNFCRLLFWERIFHADPHPGNIIFTKNKKLCFLDLGAVGFVDQRTVEILAELFIYLCEKNLNGVINLIFRLGQYRGEIDEFTFYQEMYKLLELVSEVGKGEVLAGKLILDIIKISIKYGINLPVNLVYIGKAALTLESTAISLGTRFNFFEIAKKYGEETLIKTTLNTLAPSDIALNLYRYLEIKGKLPLLFFSILKKFDEGTFQVIFRHAGLEIFIKALDRTSMRITFGLIISSLLIASGLIVAADGRLLQTLGTATYILSILAAGYLIYLIFKSGKWH; the protein is encoded by the coding sequence ATGCAAGAATCCCAAAGGCTTGGAGAAATTCTTCGGGTTTTAAGTAAATATGGGCTAACGGTCCTGAAAAACAAGTTACAAAAACAAGTTGTATTAACGGATTCCCAGATCCTACAACTCTTCACCGATTTAGGCCCTACGTTTATAAAATTTGGGCAGTTTTTAAGTACGCGCCCTGACCTGGTAGACGAAAGGTTTATAACAGTACTTCGTAATTTACAGGATAACGTACCAGCGGTTTCCTTTACGGTGTGCAAAAAATTTATTGAAGAAACTTTTGCGGTAAACTACTTTACTAACTTTAAGGAAATTGACCCCCGACCTATAGCCAGTGCATCAATTGCTCAGGTTTATTTCGGAATTTTAAAAAGTGGGGAAAAAGTTGTTCTTAAAATTAAAAGACCAGATATAGAAGAAACTATAAAAACCGATTTGGAAGTTATCAAAAAGTATTTACTACCACAATTAAGAGCTTTAGGATTTATTTCCCATTTCGATTTGAACAAGATTTTCAATCTATTTGAAATCAAACTTAAAGAAGAATTAGATTTTTTAAACGAACTGCAAAACTTAAAAATTTTTCACAGGGCTCTTAAAAATTATGAAGACCTGATAATTCCGAAAGCATTTAAGGAATTATCGGGACGGAATGTTTTAGTAATGGAGTACGTGGACGGCAATCTTTTAAAAAATTTTTTAGAGCAAAAGGTATATTACCCAACCTTAGGAGAGAAGCTAATCCATAACTTTTGCCGTCTTTTATTTTGGGAAAGGATATTTCATGCAGACCCTCATCCGGGTAATATTATTTTTACCAAAAATAAAAAGCTTTGCTTTTTGGACTTGGGTGCCGTTGGCTTTGTAGACCAGAGAACCGTTGAAATCCTGGCCGAACTATTTATTTATTTATGTGAAAAAAATTTAAATGGAGTAATTAATTTAATTTTTCGCCTGGGACAATACCGGGGAGAAATTGATGAGTTTACTTTTTACCAGGAAATGTACAAGTTACTTGAACTCGTTTCGGAAGTGGGTAAGGGTGAGGTCTTGGCGGGAAAGCTAATTCTTGATATTATTAAAATTAGTATCAAGTATGGTATTAATTTGCCGGTAAATCTTGTTTATATCGGTAAAGCTGCGTTAACTCTGGAAAGTACTGCTATTTCCCTGGGAACACGTTTTAATTTTTTTGAAATCGCTAAAAAATATGGCGAAGAAACTTTAATAAAAACTACCTTAAACACATTGGCACCGTCCGATATAGCTTTAAATTTATACAGGTACTTGGAAATTAAGGGAAAATTACCGTTGCTTTTCTTTTCAATCTTAAAAAAGTTTGATGAGGGAACCTTCCAGGTAATTTTTCGGCATGCCGGATTAGAAATCTTCATCAAAGCTTTGGACAGGACTTCAATGAGAATTACTTTTGGGTTAATAATTTCTTCATTACTTATTGCTTCAGGTTTAATTGTAGCTGCCGATGGCCGGCTTTTGCAAACTTTAGGGACTGCCACCTACATATTATCAATACTTGCCGCCGGTTATTTAATTTATTTAATTTTTAAGTCAGGAAAATGGCATTAA
- the speE gene encoding polyamine aminopropyltransferase, giving the protein MWYIEKHNENYQVGWRVSDILYQKKTPYQNLAIVEFAEFGRSLILDDAVQTTEKDEYVYHEMLVHPAAFTHKSPRRALIIGGGDGGTLREVLKHKTIEKVDLVEIDEEVIKASKQFLPSLSESFNDPRVEVIIDDGIRYVKKVKNYYDLIFVDASDPVGPAVVLYSEEFYRSLFDALTADGIAAVQSESPNFYPDIFVKIVTTLRDIFPKVNVALAPVPSYISGFFAFTVASKVYNPKETTPNITFPTKYYNEEIHNACFALPNFILDMLKIR; this is encoded by the coding sequence ATGTGGTATATTGAAAAACACAATGAAAATTATCAAGTTGGTTGGAGGGTTTCTGATATATTATATCAGAAAAAAACCCCGTATCAAAACCTGGCAATTGTTGAATTTGCTGAATTCGGTAGATCCTTAATTTTAGATGATGCGGTCCAGACCACAGAAAAAGATGAATACGTTTACCATGAAATGTTGGTTCATCCTGCAGCTTTTACCCATAAGTCTCCCCGTCGGGCCCTGATTATAGGAGGTGGTGACGGAGGAACTTTAAGAGAAGTATTAAAACATAAAACTATTGAAAAAGTTGATTTAGTTGAAATAGATGAAGAGGTTATCAAAGCTTCAAAGCAATTCTTACCATCTTTAAGTGAAAGTTTTAATGATCCCCGGGTTGAAGTTATTATTGATGATGGTATCCGTTACGTTAAAAAAGTAAAAAATTATTACGACCTGATCTTTGTGGATGCCTCAGACCCTGTGGGACCTGCAGTGGTTTTATACAGTGAAGAATTTTACCGTTCCCTTTTTGATGCTTTAACTGCTGACGGAATAGCTGCGGTTCAATCGGAATCGCCCAATTTCTACCCCGATATTTTCGTTAAAATCGTAACTACTTTGCGAGATATTTTTCCCAAGGTAAATGTCGCTTTAGCTCCCGTTCCGTCATATATTAGCGGTTTCTTTGCTTTTACCGTTGCTTCAAAAGTTTATAATCCTAAAGAAACAACTCCCAACATTACGTTTCCTACTAAGTACTACAATGAAGAAATCCATAATGCTTGCTTTGCATTACCAAACTTTATCTTAGATATGCTAAAAATCCGCTAA
- a CDS encoding histidinol-phosphatase: MQDYHIHPGYSIDAADYPLKDYCERALALNLKEIAFTTHFEAEPERRHLDWFVRVNGEIQPMEVDEWLKFYFAEIEKLKEEYKDRLAIKIGLEVGYFEGIEEKISKLKEKYPFDFLIGSIHTLDHLAISSKKEAYQLFVRYSAKEIINKYFVRLENLVKSGLFEVIGHLDLFLRYGLNFFELEKLLVFDEKIRDIFYLIKQKGQIIEFNTSALRRGHNFIHPHQFYFEKLLLAGIDKFVIGSDAHTLSELGYESQKALEILKKYNLKPVSLARGKWVIWEDF; encoded by the coding sequence TTGCAGGATTACCATATACACCCCGGTTACTCAATAGATGCAGCCGATTATCCGCTAAAAGATTACTGCGAAAGAGCTCTTGCCCTAAATCTTAAAGAAATTGCCTTTACAACGCATTTTGAGGCAGAGCCAGAAAGAAGGCACCTGGATTGGTTTGTAAGAGTAAACGGCGAGATACAACCTATGGAAGTTGATGAATGGTTGAAGTTCTATTTTGCCGAAATAGAAAAGTTAAAAGAAGAATATAAAGACCGCTTAGCTATAAAAATTGGGTTAGAGGTAGGATATTTTGAAGGAATTGAAGAAAAAATTAGCAAATTAAAAGAAAAGTACCCCTTTGACTTTTTAATAGGGTCTATTCATACCTTAGATCATCTTGCTATTTCTTCAAAAAAAGAAGCATATCAATTGTTTGTTCGGTATTCGGCTAAAGAAATCATTAATAAATATTTTGTGCGGCTTGAAAACCTTGTTAAATCCGGGTTATTTGAAGTTATTGGGCATTTGGATTTATTCTTGCGATACGGGCTTAATTTTTTTGAGCTTGAAAAATTGTTGGTTTTTGATGAAAAAATTAGGGATATTTTCTATTTGATCAAGCAAAAGGGTCAAATTATTGAATTCAACACCTCGGCGCTCAGGCGCGGTCATAATTTCATTCATCCTCATCAATTTTATTTTGAAAAATTGCTCTTGGCAGGTATCGATAAATTTGTAATTGGGTCCGATGCCCATACCCTTTCGGAGCTTGGTTATGAAAGCCAAAAAGCGTTAGAAATTCTTAAAAAATATAATTTAAAGCCGGTTTCGTTGGCAAGAGGTAAATGGGTAATTTGGGAGGACTTCTGA
- a CDS encoding DUF3786 domain-containing protein — MSPFKNALKEFIFYAGRHRIAERTGGKLCGDKIYLKYLGQNIYFDLTRFTFSSLKLDEFDKTLIIRYFYQASGFPPKNRWLSFLDLPEGMHHYQPFIYEALKPLAEKAFLPERLSSLNAVKLAFGSESYQIYPLPRLPLAVIKWDNQKSQVLFDQVCLSYLKTVDLYVLGIKTVNYLTGGI, encoded by the coding sequence TTGAGCCCCTTTAAAAACGCTCTCAAAGAATTTATCTTTTATGCGGGAAGGCATCGTATCGCCGAACGTACCGGGGGAAAGCTTTGCGGGGATAAGATTTATCTTAAATACTTAGGGCAAAATATTTATTTTGATTTAACCCGCTTTACTTTTAGTTCTTTAAAACTTGATGAGTTTGATAAAACTTTAATAATTCGGTATTTTTATCAGGCAAGTGGTTTTCCTCCAAAAAATAGGTGGCTTTCCTTTTTAGATTTGCCGGAAGGAATGCACCATTACCAGCCATTTATTTATGAAGCCTTAAAGCCTCTGGCTGAAAAGGCGTTTTTACCCGAAAGATTAAGTTCTTTAAATGCCGTAAAATTAGCCTTTGGTTCGGAGTCTTACCAAATTTACCCTTTACCCAGGCTTCCTCTTGCTGTAATTAAGTGGGATAACCAAAAAAGTCAAGTTTTGTTTGACCAGGTTTGCTTATCTTACTTGAAAACAGTAGATTTATATGTTCTGGGCATAAAAACGGTAAACTACTTGACAGGCGGGATATAA
- a CDS encoding DUF5685 family protein → MFGFFKLPKNLAETEFGLKFKATYCTLCKELGSKFEGFKLFNNYDFTFWALFIDSFFDENPNVVSFFCPYTVKKKFRYNKPTFGIVKAAYYTKLFMRLKLIDFLQDLPIKHIVARNLFDSLLHEQHLREKNKLQTLEYYGEISGVLLGIITADTLVERHVSFDKIFAAYNLSYFIGRYIYLVDALSDFKKDIILRRFNAILAAYPDLKNKRYGKTFYEINFVLYRHLEIIKKYLLDLNNRFAPEMIVVLQNSYIKAIELFLKNLSLREDEYGNLPESWRLLTKKS, encoded by the coding sequence ATGTTTGGTTTCTTTAAACTTCCCAAAAACCTTGCAGAAACTGAATTCGGGTTAAAATTCAAGGCTACTTATTGTACCCTCTGTAAAGAATTAGGCTCAAAATTCGAAGGCTTTAAACTATTCAACAATTACGATTTCACCTTCTGGGCACTTTTTATAGATTCTTTTTTTGATGAAAATCCTAACGTGGTTAGTTTTTTTTGCCCGTATACTGTAAAAAAGAAATTTCGTTATAATAAACCTACTTTTGGCATCGTAAAAGCAGCATATTACACAAAACTTTTTATGCGCTTAAAGTTAATCGACTTTTTGCAGGACCTACCAATAAAGCATATTGTTGCCCGGAATTTATTTGACTCTCTTTTACACGAACAACATCTTAGAGAAAAAAATAAATTACAGACCCTAGAATACTATGGAGAAATTTCGGGAGTTCTTTTGGGTATAATTACGGCAGATACATTGGTCGAACGTCATGTTTCTTTCGATAAAATTTTTGCTGCTTATAATCTTTCTTATTTTATTGGACGCTATATTTATTTAGTTGATGCCCTTAGTGATTTTAAAAAGGATATAATTTTACGCAGATTTAATGCAATATTAGCAGCTTATCCGGATTTGAAAAATAAAAGGTACGGAAAAACTTTTTACGAAATTAATTTCGTCTTGTACCGCCATTTGGAAATAATAAAAAAGTACCTACTTGATTTAAATAACAGGTTTGCTCCGGAAATGATAGTTGTCTTACAAAATAGTTACATCAAAGCTATTGAGCTATTTTTAAAAAACTTATCCCTAAGGGAGGATGAATATGGAAACTTACCTGAATCTTGGCGCCTACTTACCAAAAAATCTTGA
- a CDS encoding tyrosine-type recombinase/integrase, with amino-acid sequence MNIKNLGPAYNDTGYICIYEDGLSLRPDYVTRVFIKTVIKLGIQARFHDLRHFYATFLLAAGVPAKIISERLGHSDVF; translated from the coding sequence ATGAACATAAAAAATCTTGGTCCTGCTTATAATGATACTGGTTATATTTGCATCTATGAAGATGGACTGTCTTTGCGACCTGACTATGTTACCAGAGTATTTATTAAAACTGTAATAAAACTTGGGATTCAGGCACGTTTTCATGATCTCCGGCATTTTTACGCCACTTTTCTTTTAGCGGCCGGCGTTCCCGCAAAAATAATTTCCGAAAGATTGGGACACTCGGATGTCTTTTAG
- a CDS encoding DUF362 domain-containing protein produces the protein MSSEVYFVNVRAQKGASLLEKLERLIDRSGLMDIVAPNDLVAIKLHFGERGNTAYIRPQFIRRIVNKVKAKKGKPFLTDANTLYVGSRANAVDHLETAIENGFDYAVVGAPLIIADGLTGKDYIKVPVNLKHFKEVNIGSAAVLADALIAVTHFKGHEATGFGGTLKNIGMGLGSRSGKQQMHSDLLPEVNAEICTGCRKCARWCPAQAISYENGKAVINYELCIGCGECTVTCNYHAIKINWKDENDVIQEKIVEYTYGVLKDKKGKAAFITFLTDISPDCDCCSWNDVPLVPDIGILASFDPIAIDQAAVDLVNNAGSIENSVIGKLAPGVDKIKANKPSINWEKQLIYGEAIGLGSRKYKLIEVK, from the coding sequence ATGAGTTCCGAAGTTTATTTTGTGAATGTGCGTGCCCAGAAAGGAGCAAGTTTACTGGAAAAACTGGAACGCTTGATTGACCGGAGCGGGTTAATGGATATTGTAGCACCAAATGATTTGGTGGCAATTAAGCTTCATTTTGGCGAAAGGGGAAATACCGCTTATATTAGACCTCAATTTATCAGGAGAATAGTTAACAAAGTTAAAGCCAAAAAAGGAAAACCCTTTCTGACCGATGCCAATACCTTGTATGTCGGGAGCAGGGCCAATGCCGTCGATCACCTGGAAACTGCTATTGAAAATGGTTTTGACTATGCTGTAGTGGGTGCTCCCTTAATAATTGCCGATGGTCTTACCGGAAAGGATTACATAAAAGTGCCAGTTAATTTAAAACATTTTAAAGAAGTAAACATTGGAAGTGCTGCCGTCTTAGCCGATGCCCTAATTGCTGTAACCCATTTTAAGGGCCACGAAGCTACCGGTTTTGGCGGAACCCTGAAAAATATAGGAATGGGTTTGGGAAGCCGTTCGGGAAAACAGCAAATGCACTCCGATCTGCTGCCGGAAGTTAATGCGGAAATCTGTACCGGCTGCCGAAAATGTGCCCGCTGGTGTCCGGCTCAAGCCATTTCGTATGAAAACGGCAAAGCCGTCATAAACTATGAGCTCTGCATAGGTTGCGGTGAATGTACCGTAACCTGCAATTACCATGCCATAAAAATTAACTGGAAAGATGAAAATGATGTTATTCAGGAAAAAATTGTTGAATACACCTATGGCGTTTTAAAAGACAAAAAAGGAAAAGCTGCTTTTATTACTTTTTTAACTGACATTTCCCCGGATTGTGATTGCTGCAGTTGGAATGATGTTCCCCTGGTGCCAGATATAGGTATTTTAGCTTCCTTTGATCCCATAGCTATTGACCAAGCAGCCGTGGATTTAGTGAATAATGCTGGATCTATTGAGAACTCCGTTATAGGTAAATTAGCTCCGGGGGTTGATAAGATTAAAGCTAACAAGCCTTCAATTAACTGGGAGAAACAGTTGATTTATGGGGAAGCAATAGGTTTAGGCTCCCGAAAATACAAGTTAATTGAAGTTAAATAA
- a CDS encoding methylenetetrahydrofolate reductase — translation MITESRLEKLFAEGHFVVTAEIGPPKNSNGEVVRKHARNLKNYIDGANLTDNQTAVVRLSSIAAGFHVLSEGVEPIIQMTCRDRNRIGLQSDLLGAYSLGIRNVLALTGDHQSFGNHPTAKNVYDLDSIQLIQTIKKLRDEKQFLSGEPIKEHEPRFFIGAVENPFGDPFEFRVLRLEKKIEAGAQFIQTQCIFDMERFERFMEMVRERGLHERAYILAGITPLKSAKAAKYMKNVAGMIMPDHIIERMEKAEDQKEEGVKIAVEMIEHLKNVKGVAGVHIMAIAWEDIVPVIVERAGLLPRPEV, via the coding sequence ATGATAACGGAAAGCCGCCTGGAAAAATTATTTGCCGAAGGTCATTTTGTGGTTACGGCAGAAATTGGACCTCCCAAAAACAGTAACGGAGAAGTAGTACGCAAACATGCTCGTAACTTAAAGAATTACATTGATGGAGCAAACTTAACCGATAACCAAACTGCGGTGGTTAGATTATCCAGTATTGCCGCTGGTTTTCATGTATTATCCGAGGGAGTTGAACCAATCATTCAAATGACCTGCCGGGATAGAAATCGCATTGGGCTTCAATCGGACTTATTAGGAGCGTATAGTCTTGGAATACGCAATGTTTTGGCCCTGACCGGGGACCACCAATCGTTCGGTAACCATCCTACTGCTAAAAACGTCTACGATTTGGATTCGATCCAGTTAATTCAAACCATCAAAAAATTAAGAGATGAAAAACAATTTTTATCCGGTGAACCTATTAAAGAACATGAACCGCGCTTTTTCATTGGCGCCGTAGAAAATCCTTTTGGTGATCCCTTTGAGTTTCGAGTTTTACGCCTTGAGAAAAAAATAGAAGCGGGGGCACAGTTTATTCAAACCCAGTGTATCTTTGATATGGAAAGATTTGAAAGATTTATGGAAATGGTTAGAGAAAGAGGGCTCCACGAAAGGGCGTATATTTTAGCAGGTATTACGCCATTAAAATCAGCGAAAGCTGCTAAGTATATGAAAAACGTTGCCGGAATGATAATGCCTGACCATATAATAGAACGGATGGAGAAAGCCGAAGACCAAAAAGAAGAAGGGGTAAAAATTGCCGTTGAAATGATTGAACACTTAAAGAATGTTAAAGGCGTTGCTGGGGTTCATATCATGGCAATTGCCTGGGAAGATATTGTTCCGGTTATTGTGGAAAGAGCTGGACTGCTTCCACGGCCTGAAGTTTAA
- a CDS encoding tetratricopeptide repeat protein — protein METYLNLGAYLPKNLELYWEKIKEKPLTEQIKYVTADLKNGLSGEYWYLLGILYDLAGEFSKAFRAFEKAEPFLQDKIFNYYPHHPRGYRREGLSLCDVACGACLLDTCCECMGGDFISCC, from the coding sequence ATGGAAACTTACCTGAATCTTGGCGCCTACTTACCAAAAAATCTTGAACTTTACTGGGAAAAGATAAAGGAAAAACCCCTAACTGAACAAATAAAATACGTAACAGCGGATTTAAAAAACGGCCTTAGCGGTGAGTACTGGTATTTATTGGGAATTTTATACGATCTTGCTGGTGAGTTTTCAAAAGCTTTTCGGGCCTTTGAAAAAGCAGAACCATTTCTTCAAGATAAAATTTTTAATTATTATCCCCATCATCCCCGTGGCTACCGCAGAGAAGGTCTTTCTTTATGTGATGTGGCGTGTGGTGCCTGCTTGTTAGACACCTGCTGCGAATGCATGGGAGGAGATTTCATTTCGTGCTGTTAA
- a CDS encoding ATP-binding protein, whose translation MTKCLICQDRGLILNEKGEYEKCQCLSKKDLSLKQEKSFIPPLYRNMTFADFDLSYYSKYHIDRERNISYYESAQRALKAAINFVKLLTTNQPVKGLYFSGPVGSGKTLLAAIIANEALKAGKDVLFVVVPEYLEKIKQSFGDENDGYLIEKALSTELLILDDLGAHNYTEWTKNTLYLIINHRLYYQLPVVITTNISLEDLENYLGERTTSRIFELCHHYWLPVDLDIRLRKTRGM comes from the coding sequence ATGACAAAATGTTTAATTTGCCAGGATCGTGGGCTAATTTTAAATGAAAAGGGAGAATATGAAAAATGCCAATGCCTTAGCAAAAAAGATTTAAGCTTAAAACAGGAAAAAAGTTTTATTCCACCATTATACCGGAATATGACTTTTGCTGATTTTGATTTGAGCTATTATTCAAAATATCACATCGACCGCGAGAGAAACATTTCCTATTACGAAAGTGCCCAAAGGGCTTTAAAGGCTGCTATAAATTTTGTTAAACTTCTTACCACCAATCAACCGGTAAAAGGATTGTATTTTTCCGGACCGGTGGGGAGTGGGAAAACGCTTTTAGCAGCGATAATTGCCAATGAAGCGCTTAAAGCAGGGAAAGATGTTTTATTTGTAGTTGTACCTGAATACTTAGAAAAAATTAAGCAAAGCTTTGGTGATGAAAACGATGGTTACTTAATTGAAAAAGCGTTATCCACCGAACTATTAATTTTAGATGATTTGGGTGCTCATAATTATACCGAATGGACAAAAAATACTTTGTATTTAATAATAAATCACCGGTTGTACTATCAATTACCGGTAGTAATAACCACAAATATAAGTCTTGAAGATTTAGAAAATTATTTAGGAGAGAGAACTACTTCGCGCATTTTTGAGCTTTGCCATCACTACTGGCTACCGGTGGATTTAGATATTCGCCTGAGGAAAACCCGAGGAATGTAG
- a CDS encoding methylenetetrahydrofolate reductase C-terminal domain-containing protein — MIVAERKPLEEIIKMVEKHESILVLGCGGCVTVCLAGGEKEAEQLATTLRLYFQKENKPFKTITTTITRQCDPEYVKSVAEEVAKVDAVLSTACGVGVQFMAENYPGKWVYPALNTKFAGANLELGVWGERCGLCGECILHLTGGVCPVIRCSKSLLNGPCGGSQNGKCEVSSEIDCAWQLIYDRLKSLNSLDLILKIQPPKDWSKARDGGPRKVIKEEVRL; from the coding sequence TTGATTGTTGCTGAAAGAAAACCGCTCGAAGAAATAATTAAGATGGTGGAAAAGCATGAAAGTATTTTAGTCTTGGGATGCGGCGGTTGCGTTACGGTATGTTTAGCCGGGGGTGAGAAAGAAGCAGAACAGCTCGCTACGACCCTGCGGCTTTACTTCCAAAAAGAAAACAAACCGTTTAAAACTATTACCACCACTATTACCCGGCAGTGCGATCCAGAATATGTTAAGTCCGTTGCGGAAGAAGTTGCCAAAGTCGATGCTGTTTTATCAACCGCTTGCGGTGTCGGAGTTCAATTTATGGCCGAGAACTATCCTGGTAAATGGGTTTATCCTGCTCTAAATACAAAGTTTGCTGGAGCAAATTTAGAGTTGGGAGTTTGGGGAGAAAGATGTGGCCTTTGCGGAGAATGTATTTTACACCTAACCGGTGGGGTATGTCCGGTAATCCGTTGTTCTAAGAGCTTGTTAAATGGCCCTTGTGGTGGCTCGCAGAACGGAAAATGCGAGGTTTCCAGTGAAATCGACTGTGCTTGGCAGTTGATTTATGACCGGTTAAAAAGTTTAAATAGCCTTGACCTAATCCTTAAGATTCAACCACCCAAAGATTGGTCTAAAGCCCGGGATGGTGGTCCCAGGAAAGTAATTAAGGAGGAGGTCCGGTTATGA
- a CDS encoding DnaD domain protein produces MSGLTLFLAELFNQGLLSVPVFLLKNYRHLNLTEKELVFLLQLMSFNNEGNLLPSAEFLAKSLGEDLGEIKKNYRELIKKGIISVSKKFDEKSGKYVETIDYTPLFEKLTDLWAAQKVLNEVNNRPLEKGSVDSAARVVEVFSREFGRGLSPIEIELIDNWLNQKKYSEELIYEALKRAVILNKKSFRYIDAILYRWESNNIKTIEEVNNFEEQMKKKKTAKASKNENNDMDEKKKELIKKLYLS; encoded by the coding sequence ATGAGCGGATTAACTTTGTTTTTAGCTGAGCTATTTAATCAAGGGTTGCTAAGTGTTCCCGTTTTTTTATTAAAAAATTACCGGCATCTAAATTTAACGGAAAAAGAATTGGTATTTTTACTTCAACTGATGAGTTTTAATAATGAAGGAAACTTATTACCTTCGGCTGAGTTTTTAGCCAAAAGCTTAGGAGAGGATTTAGGAGAAATTAAAAAGAATTATCGCGAGTTAATTAAAAAAGGCATTATTTCTGTGAGCAAGAAATTTGATGAAAAATCTGGAAAATATGTAGAAACAATTGATTACACTCCGCTTTTCGAAAAATTAACCGATCTATGGGCTGCCCAAAAAGTCTTAAATGAAGTAAACAATAGGCCTTTAGAAAAAGGTAGCGTAGATTCTGCGGCAAGAGTGGTAGAGGTTTTTAGCCGGGAATTTGGAAGAGGACTGTCTCCTATTGAAATTGAACTTATTGATAACTGGTTAAATCAAAAAAAATACTCAGAAGAATTAATCTATGAGGCCTTAAAAAGGGCAGTAATTTTAAATAAAAAAAGTTTTCGGTATATTGATGCTATTCTTTACCGCTGGGAAAGTAATAATATTAAAACTATTGAAGAAGTTAATAACTTTGAAGAGCAAATGAAGAAAAAGAAGACTGCTAAAGCCAGTAAAAATGAAAATAATGACATGGACGAGAAAAAGAAGGAGCTAATTAAAAAACTTTATTTAAGTTAG